The Gracilinanus agilis isolate LMUSP501 unplaced genomic scaffold, AgileGrace unplaced_scaffold60202, whole genome shotgun sequence sequence tactttttaaaataatatcacaattgatatatacctggattgctacatatccccctttttttttttttttaaagaaaaaacaattattagagtgagtgggaaaaaaatgaatttaaaagcaaaaaagaatggaaaattctaaaaggaatagggaaaagggaaaatctcaaagacaaaagtaaaaactgtaattgaaggaagaggattaaaaatttgaaaaagatgcaaagtgaaatctaGCAATCAAAAGAttcttgttaaaaaataataataataataataataacgttGGAAAATGTAAGAAGGCCCGAATTAAGGTGAAACTTAAGTTTCCCAAACATGTGGGAGATATAGTATAGTATGTTATCCATTGGCAGTCAAGGGTGTAAGAAGTTGTCAAGCCTTTAAAGTGAGAGAAGGGTCTAGTTTGAGCCGAAAGGGAAGTCTTATTTCCCTGTCTGATTTTATGTCAGATTTTCGGGatggtggagccaagatgccaGCCACATTGAGATATTAGTTGGAAACTTGGTAGAAGTCCGACCTGCGTTTGAGGGTGTCAAAACACTGCGTCCTTTTACCTCCAACCAGGAGCTTAGTAACCAACATCCATCTATCTTATATGGATTTTAGGTCTCTTTCGATCTTAGGCTTTCTGGCAAGTTGTAAAGGCTCTGTTTTGGTCCctacttctgaaatcagacataatcattCATACTAGGCCCGTGATGTTTACCAAATACTTGCAGGTTCCTACATCCTTAAGCTTTTGGATAAACAAATAGagccaatatataaaaaattatcttaatctaCGAAATCAAAATCTTGGTACTGATTCCCACATACATCAGTATCCAAAGtagagtgaaaaataaaatgggaaaaataaaggaaagaaaagaaaaatgtaaaatcaaatgcctcattacagatgaaaaataaaataaacaatgaaaaatggcTCACATTTcatgtggaaatgttttttagccaaccaaaagtttctcactcaaaataagatcagtttcctaaaccaaattcacagtgtgagtgcacGAGATTTTTCACCAGGTAAAGGGTTTTTCAACACAGAATACAACAATTGATGCACatacaaaagtacaaatattcccAAATTATAACATACTATTTGGTTGCTGAATCATTACATCTGTCATTCAATTAAAaggtagttttttgtttgtttgttttagcaaTTTCTAACCAAATAGTTTTTTATACAAGTTAAATTCTAgcaaagacatatacatatatattttttgcaaatatagcataaacaggttaagagaattagcacatatatacatttaggacaatagaaacaatttcttatGCAAGTGAACAGTATCCAATGTACTGTTATGAAATTACAAAAACAGTTCAAGTCTAATTATAGAACCAATTAACTGGTGAGATCGTTTTCTGATTTGGGTTACTACTAACACTATCAGTTCCAGGTAACAACTGAGTGACTTTGTTTGCTGGTTAGATAAATGTAACCATTCAATTATATGTTCTCCTTGATGTAATGCTCCTGTGGGTGTGTACTTGGTACTCAGTACTGAAGCTACTAAAGGTATGGAAGGGTCAATTCTGAATAATCTGGCTTGAGATAAAGCTACTTCAACCTTTTGAAGTTCCTTCTCCGCCTCAGGCGTAAGTTCCCTGGGCGAAGAAAGTGAGGGATCTCCTcgtaaagaggaaaataagtgtTCCAATTCCCctgtagttatttttaaaaatggtcttAGCCAATTTATATCACCCATTagtttttgaaaatcatttaggGTTTTTAAACAATCTCTGCGAATCTCTAATTTCTGTGGTCTGATTTCCTGTTCATATACAATGGTGCCAAGATATTTATAAGGTGGGTCAATTTGAATCTTCTCAGGAGAAATTGTCAGTTTGGCTTTTGTCAGAGCAGTTTTTGTATCTGTTAGCATCTCCTGCGCTAAATTGGCCGATGGGGCTGCTAGCAGGATATCATCTAGATATTGACATATATattgatttctatatttatctctcACTACCTCAAGTGCTTGAGCCACAAATTTTTGACATAAAGTAGAACTATTTTGCATTCCCTGAGGTAGTACTTTCCATTCATACCTTTTGAAAGGTGCATTAAAATTTACAGATGGAACAGAAAAGGCAAATCTATGGCAGTCTTCTGGGGAGAGAGGAATGTGAAAGAAACAATCTTTTAAATCTATCACTATGAGATTCCAATCCATAGGAATAGGGCTGGGAGATGGAATGCCTGGTTGGCGTGTCGCCATGTTAAGCATTTGTTCGTTAACCTTGCGTAAATCATGAACTAACCTCCATTTCCCTGATTTTTTAGGGACAAGGAATATGGGGGTGTTCCAAGGACTGTTAGATTCCTGAATATGCCCTAATTCTAGCTGCTCTTGTACTAATTTTTGTAGATGATGAAGTTTTTCTCCAGATATAGGCCATTGGTTTACCCAAACAGGTTTAGATGTGATCCAAGTTATAGGATCTGCGAATCTAATAGGGGAGTCTAATACTGACCCCAAAAACCTTGTTTGTGCCACATTGGATGTGGTTAGAGTTAACTCCATTTCGGCTAAAACATCTCTTCCCCAGAGAGATTGTGGAATGTCCAAAATGTAAGGTTGAAACATGCCATAGTGACCTTCATCATCAGACCATGCTAGTTGTTTAGCAGACTGTCGAGTTTTCTTGGGTACCCCGATACCAATAACCTGGTGTTGGGGTGCAATGGTTTCCCAAGACGCAGGCCAATGTTTTGTCGATATTACAGACATGTTTGCACCAGAATCAATAATGCCTgacataatttcattttctacataCAAGGACATGATTAATCTATCCTTAGTGATCTTTTGGGTCCAATATAAGTTAGAAATATGAGGTTTGGCATGCTGTGTGTCGCTATTGTCCTCTATGGTGGTAGTAGTGTTGGGTAAAATAATCAAGGTTGCTATTTTCATTCCCTTAGTGATAGTAAAGGATGAGAGGGATTTTGCTAGGATATCTACTGTTCCTCCCATCTGTGCGTCAATGACCTGAGGGAAAATCTCTAATCCTTGTGAAAGCAAATGGCTTTTACCTAATAATATCCCAATAGAGTCTTTTGGAATAGGAAAGGTAAGATGCACAGGAATGCGACATACTCCCATCTGACAAGTTATTTCTACATTTGATTCTGCTTttatgtcaaaattattttctgtatGATTTGGGAAGAAATTTAGTTCTGAATCACAGTCTACTGGATCAGGAGTCTTATTACGGTCTCGTTTTTGTCCTGGGCTCGAGACTTGCCCACAAATTAGTTTTTTGGAAGCTGCCTTTGGTCGTCATTGATTAGTCTTGGTCTAGTTTGATTTCTACATTGTGAAGCCCAGTGCTTGCCTGTACGGCACTTTGGGCAAATGCTAGGAGGAATTTTCTGTTTGAGTTTTGGGCATGACCTTTGAAGATGCCCTGAACGGCCACATGCGAAGCAAGGGCCTTTAATTTGGTTCATTTGTGCTGCCATTAAATTTTTATGTTCTATCGTGCCTATGTCCTGGCAGACTCTCAGGAAGTCTGATACCGTGCCTGTAGATTTAAAGGGTGCCATTGCCTTTTTAGCGTCTGCATTAGCATTTGTGTATGCAAGATCTTTTAGAAGTATttctcctgactctgggtctgaaACCCGTCTTTTTATAGCAGTAGATAATCTGTCAATAAAATCTGAAAAATGTTCTGTTGGCCTTTGTTTAATTTCTGCCAATGAACTCGGCGCATTATCCTTTGCTGGTAAGGATTGCCATGCTCTTTCTGCTGCTACGGAGATCTGATTGTAGGCTTGCTCTGTATATGCCAATTGCATACGGAGGGTGTGAAATTCACCTTCTCCTATTAATTGTTCATATGAGATATCAATCCCTGCTCTTTCATTGGCTTTCGCCTGTTCCTTAGATAGATCCTGAAAATATAGTCTCCAATTCAAATAATCGCCACCATTAAGCGTGGATCGAGCTAAAGTATACCAGTCTTCTGGTGTAAGTAATTGTTGGCTGATATTTTTAATTAGTGCCAAGGTAAAGGGAGCTGTATTCCCATTTTGTACCACGCTATCTCGGAGAGTTTTGagtgttttaaaatcaaatattttgtgCTCTGCCAGTACTTCATCCTGATTGTCAGGGTTTTCTCTCAACAAAACTGGGCAAGCCAAAACGTCCACCGCGTCTTCAATCGGTGCGCTGGCTATTGCCTGTTTGACTGTCACAATCCTATGAGTTCTAGGTggaggttggggtgggggtgggcgaGAAGTTGTAGTTTGGGTGGGGTAGGATTTAGTTCTGTCAGAGTTGACAGGTGGAGGTGAGGGATTAGGAGGAATCTCAAGCACATCTGTGAGAGGATTATCCTCTGGGATGGAGGAATCTCCCACGTCctcaaaaggaggaggaagaatgggAAGTGAAAGTGGTGGGGTAGCCTGATTGTTGCCATCAGACCTTGAAGGTTTGAGAGGCGGGGGAGGTTGAGAGTGGGGGAAAGTCTGCAAAGGCTGTGCAGCAGATGGAGTAGTTAGAGGGATGGGTGGAGCAAGATAGACAGAGCTAGGGTTAGGGGGAATGTCTAATAGTGAGGCAGGTTGGGACAATGACTCTTGAATGGTTTCTGCCTCTAAAGCTGTTCTAACTACCTTCCAAGTTAACCATACTGATGAAGCAACTCTAAGTCCCTTTTCTTGCGCTTTCTTTAAAGTCTGTCCTAGTTGGTCCCACTGTTGTA is a genomic window containing:
- the LOC123256518 gene encoding endogenous retrovirus group K member 8 Gag polyprotein-like, which translates into the protein MGQKLSSHTSYIRSLKSLVHRQGYRVPEAKLQALFKVILKCDPKLLEIEVLNVQQWDQLGQTLKKAQEKGLRVASSVWLTWKVVRTALEAETIQESLSQPASLLDIPPNPSSVYLAPPIPLTTPSAAQPLQTFPHSQPPPPLKPSRSDGNNQATPPLSLPILPPPFEDVGDSSIPEDNPLTDVLEIPPNPSPPPVNSDRTKSYPTQTTTSRPPPPQPPPRTHRIVTVKQAIASAPIEDAVDVLACPVLLRENPDNQDEVLAEHKIFDFKTLKTLRDSVVQNGNTAPFTLALIKNISQQLLTPEDWYTLARSTLNGGDYLNWRLYFQDLSKEQAKANERAGIDISYEQLIGEGEFHTLRMQLAYTEQAYNQISVAAERAWQSLPAKDNAPSSLAEIKQRPTEHFSDFIDRLSTAIKRRVSDPESGEILLKDLAYTNANADAKKAMAPFKSTGTVSDFLRVCQDIGTIEHKNLMAAQMNQIKGPCFACGRSGHLQ